DNA from Pseudomonas putida:
AGAACACCGCTGCGATCGACAGGTGGCACAGCCGCAGGAGGGGATCCCACAGCCGCACCATGCCGTCGCTGTTCAATCGTGGTACTCGGACTTGACCGCTTTGCCGGTCACCGGGTCATGATAAATCTCGACCTTGCGACCGTCCTTGTCGAACCCATAGATCTCGTAGCAATTGCCCTTGGTAACCTTGAACTTGTTGATCTTGTAGCCCTGCTCCTTGAGCTGGGCCTGGAACTTTTCCTGGTCTTGCCAGGTGCTTTTATCCGCGGTGGTGCATTGGGTGGCGGCGAATGCTGTGCTGCTGCCGATCAGGAGGGTCAGTGCGATCAGGATGCGCATGGGTATGGGCTCCATTGGGTTGAGTGAAACAGCACGAAATTCAGCTTAGTTGGGGAGGACGCCAAGTGCCCATTGATTTGTTTTTCATATCATTCCGAAAGAAAAAC
Protein-coding regions in this window:
- a CDS encoding PepSY domain-containing protein, which codes for MRILIALTLLIGSSTAFAATQCTTADKSTWQDQEKFQAQLKEQGYKINKFKVTKGNCYEIYGFDKDGRKVEIYHDPVTGKAVKSEYHD